In the genome of Bacteroides mediterraneensis, the window CCATTCTGTCAAGGATTTGTACCATTTGCTTTGGTTGTTAACAAGGCTCTAGACATGATACCAGGGTTTAGTAAACTTGATATAGATGCAGACGGTATGAAGAGAAAATTCGGAATTATGGGTGATCCACTTTTTCTTGGTGTTATAGTAGGATGTGGTATTGGTGTATTGTCATGTAGCAACTTTAATGAATTTAGAGACGGTATACCTTCAATCTTTGGACTTGGAATTAAGATGGGGGCTGTTATGGAACTGATACCACGTATAACATCATTGTTTATAGAAGGATTACGTCCTATCTCTGATGCGACAAGAGAATTAATTGGTAAGAAATTTAAGAATGCGGCAAGCCTTAACATAGGAATGAGTCCGGCTTTGGTAATAGGACATCCGACAACGCTAGTTGTTTCATTGCTGCTTATCCCAGTGGCACTGTTTCTTTCTGTTGTATTGCCTGGAAACAAATTTCTTCCGTTGGCATCACTTGCCGGAATGTTCTATCTTTTTCCTGCGGTACTTCCTATTACAAAAGGTAATGTTCCTAAAACATTTATTATAGGACTTGTTGCACTTGTTGTAGGTTTGTATTTTGTAACCGATCTTGCTCCATATTTTACACAGGCTGCTCAGGATGTTTATGTGCGTACAGGTGATGCTGCTGTTAAAATACCAGAAGGTTTTCAAGGAGGTGCACTTGATTTTGCCTCAAGTATATTTTCATGGATAATCTTTCATTTTGTATACAACATTAAGTGGGTTGGTTCAGCTTTATTGGTTGCCTTTACGTTATTTATGGCAATAGTGAATAGACGAAGTATAATCAAAAATGCATAACATAATATAAGTGGAGTTATATTAATTAAATATAAAAACAATCATAAAAAATATACAATTATGAAAAAAATAGCAATAGCTTTATTTATGGGTGTAGCAACATTAACAGCAAGTGCCCAGATTGCAAGTGTCAATGTACAAACAGCATGTCATCCACGCGATGTTGAAACTTATGATACACAGAGATTGCGTGATAATTTTGTTATGGAAAAGGTTCTAGTAGTAGATGAAATCAATCTTACATATTCAATGTATGATCGTTTTATTTATGGTGGAGCTATGCCTGTTAATAAAGAACTTACTCTTGAGACAATCGACGAATTGAAAGCTCCTTATTTCCTTTTCAGTCGTGAACTTGGGATAATCAATATAGGTGGTGAAGGAATTGTTACAGTTGACGGAAAAGAGTATAATCTTAACTTCAAAGAAGCTCTTTATGTAGGTAGTGGTAACCAAAAGGTTACATTTAGGAGTAAAACTTCTTCAAAACCAGCCAAGTTCTATATCAATTCTTCACCAGCACATAAATCTTATAAAACTCAACATATAACAATTGATGGTCGCAAAGGAACTCTTAAGTCAAACTCTTTCCCTGCAGGAAAAATGGAAGACAGTAATGACCGTATAATCAATCAGCTTATAGTGAAGAATGTAATGGAAGAAGGTCCATGCCAGTTGCAGATGGGACTAACAGAATTAAAGCCAGGTAGTGTATGGAATACAATGCCAGCTCATACCCATGCTCGTCGTATAGAAGCTTATTTTTACTTCAACGTTACCCCTGGTAATATGATTTGTCATCTTATGGGTGAACCAAAAGAAGAACGTCTTGTTTGGTTGTCTAACGAACAGGCTATTATGTCACCAGAATGGTCCATCCATGCCGCTGCTGGAACAAGTAATTATATGTTTATATGGGGGATGGCTGGAGAAAATCTTGATTATAATGATATGGATAAAATTCCATATACTGAAATGAGATAAAGATCTCCAAGAGACTAAATCATTGATTTTAGCCGTATAGATTTCGCTTTTGCATTATATAAATTCAATAATGAAGAAATATAGTTTTTTAGTGAAAAATAGTACGTAAATTAAACTTTAATTAGTTTACAAATTATATTAATTTGAATTATAATAAGTTGAAATATCAATGAATTGATTGGATATTATTTTTTCATTGAAATTGCCTTGATCATATTATACAAAAACATGAAAGAAATTTTTTGATCATTTCAGGCTATTGATTTAGGAGAATATTTTTGTTATGTGACTTCTAGGAAAAATATAAACATAAATAGAAGTTTAGCAACTTCAACTTTGTAGTTGGCAAGTTTTTCTATGCGTATGAAAACAAAGATATTAATATTTCCTTGTTTTATATTGCGTAAGTATGTCTTGCCAACTATAATATTATGAGTTGGTTAGCTAAATTTATTTCATAAAAATATGCGATGAAATTATGAGAAACTTATTCTCTATATTATTGATCCTTCTTTTTTCTTATCCAGTTTACGGTATAAAAAATAAAATCTCAACTAACTGGAAATTCTTTTTGGGAGAAAACAGGGAAGCGATAAATACTCAATATGACGATTCACATTGGAGAACTTTAAACCTTCCGCATGACTGGGCTTTTGAGAACGGTTATTCCATTGACGGAGCACAAACAGCCAGAGGAGGATATGCTTCGGGAGGTATTGGATGGTACAGACAATACTTTGATGTTGATATAGACAGTATGAAAGACAAATCTATGTTTATAGATTTTGATGGTGTGTATATGAACAGCGAGGTATGGGTAAACGGTAAGTATTTGGGTAAGTTCCCATACGGATATATGTCGTTTTCGTATAATATGACATCGTGCCTTAAAGACGGACGAAATGTCATTGCTGTCAGGGTAGATAACTCGAAAGAACCTAGTGCACGATGGTATCACGGATGTGGTATTTATGGTAATGTTTATCTCAGGACAGAATCTCGTGCTTATTTTGTTCCTTCATCGATTTTCATCAGAACACCAAAGGCTGATGGACAGGTGATGATTGATGGTGATATAAAGTTGGATAAATACGCCGGAGATTATAAACTGAACGTATTTATAACTGATGCAAGTGGAAAAACTGTTGCAGATGCAGAAAGCTTTACAGGTCTGAAAGAAGGAAACAATAAATTCAAACTTCAGACTAAGGTTAATAATCCTCTTTTGTGGGATACGGAAAATCCGAACTTATATACTCTTAACATTAAAATAGAGAATAAAGATGGTAAAACAATGGATGAAGAAAGTATCCGTTTTGGTTTCAGGACTTTGGAATGGAAAGCAGAATCAGGATTTTATCTTAACGGTAAGCAGACAAAACTTAGGGGTGTGTGCGAACATCTTGAAGGAGGTCCGGTAGGAGCAATGTCAACAGAACAGTTGTTGAGATGGAAACTCACACTGATAAAGAACATGGGATGTAATTCTGTCCGTACTGCACATAACCCTCAGATTCCGGAATTCTATGATATATGTGACGAAATGGGTATCTTGGTGTTTGACGAGATGTTCGACGGATGGAAACAGAAAGCTCTGCATGATTATGGAGCACATTCATTTGCCGAGCATTGGGAAAAGGACTTGAGGAGTTTTATACGCAGGGACAGGAATCATCCTTCTGTGTTTCTGTATAGTGTAGGTAATGAAACCAAAGGTGAAGTGGCTAAAGACCTGGTTAGAGTTTGTCATGAAGAAGACCCTACACGACTTGTTACATCGGGTGATGCAAATGCTTCTGAAATGGATATTCATGGGGCTAACGGTAACAGTGAAAGAGTGAAATTCCTTGAAACATATAAGCCGGACGGAAGAGCATTCTTAGGAACAGAAAATCCTCATACATGGCAAGTAAGAGGGTATTATAGGACAAAGACATGGTATAGGGATGAATATCCAAACAAAAATCAGGATCCGATGTTTGTACCAGACTTAACTGACAAGGAAATTTTTGGTTACGACTGGACTTCACCTAATAAGAGAAGAAATCCTAAACAGATATTCAATTCTTCATACGACAATGCGACTGTACGTGTGACTGCTAGAAAAATAATCGAGATGCTGAGAGATAAAGACTGGTTCTCCGGTAGTTATAGATGGACTGGTTTTGATTATCTTGGTGAAGCCGGTTTCGTGCATGGCGGATGGCCCTTCAGAGCTTTCATGGGAGGAGCATTAGATTTGGCAGGATTTGAAAAAGATTTGTATTATCTTTACCAAAGTGAATGGGCTGATATTGATATGGTTCATATTCTTCCTCACTGGACTCATCCTAAGATGGTATTGGGAACAGAAATTCCTGTATGGGTATATACAAGTGGTGATGAAGTGGAATTTTTCCTGAACGGTAAGAGTCTTGGAAAGAAGGCTAAAGGAAAGAAATGGAATGAAATACAATGTGAATGGATGATGCCGTGGACACCAGGAACAATAGAGGCTGTGGCTTATCGTAATGGAAAAGAAATTGCCAGAACACAGCAACGTACATCTTATGAACCTGTAAAATTTGATATAAGTGTTGAGAATGACAATCTGAAAGCTGATAAGGAAAATATCAGTATAATTACGGTGAAAGAGGTTGACAGGAACGGAACTTTGTATCCATACGGTGAGAATCGTGTATATGCAAAAATTAATGGTGGAGCAAGAATGCTTTCCTTTGAGAGTGGTAATCCTGTTGATACTGAAACAAACTTTAATGCTACATCGAAATGTTGTTTCTTTGGGTTGAACAGAATGTTTATACAGTCAACAGATGATGATGCTTCAAAACCTGTATCCGTTTATGTAGGGGCTATATGTGGTGACAAGAAATTGATGACTTCCGATAGAGTGTCGATAAGTGTGGAAAGAGTGTCATTAAGAGGTAATGATGGAAATTCGGATTTCAAGATTTATTACACAACAGATGGCAGTACACCTACAGAGAACAGTAATTTATATGCAGGAGCATTTAAAGTGAATTTGGGAGCAACGGTAAAAGCCGCAGTGTATGACGGTGATGTGAAAGTGCTTGATATGCAGGAAAGATTTGCAGAGGATGAAGGACTGTATTGGGGCACTCCGGGAGAACCTGTATGTAATTTCAAAGGTGATCAGGCTGAGTATGCGGAATTGGAATATTGTACTAAAGATATTCAGGTGAAAGGATATGAAGCAACTGGATATGTTGTTCCTGAGCCTAATAAAGGTAGTATAACCTGGGATTTCGAAAATACGAGTGGTAAAGATGAGGCTGTTTTGCATATAAGATTTCATCAGAATGG includes:
- a CDS encoding PTS galactitol transporter subunit IIC gives rise to the protein MEQIFSYIIGLGAAVMMPVLFTILGVCIGIKFGKALKSGLLVGVGFVGLSVVTSLLTTSLGGPLKKVTEIYGLSLEIFDMGWPAAASVAYNTSVGAFIIPVCLAVNIVMLLTKTTKTVNIDLWNYWHFAFIGAVVYFATESIGWGFFAAIICYVITLIMADMTSKQFQAYYDKMEGISIPQPFCQGFVPFALVVNKALDMIPGFSKLDIDADGMKRKFGIMGDPLFLGVIVGCGIGVLSCSNFNEFRDGIPSIFGLGIKMGAVMELIPRITSLFIEGLRPISDATRELIGKKFKNAASLNIGMSPALVIGHPTTLVVSLLLIPVALFLSVVLPGNKFLPLASLAGMFYLFPAVLPITKGNVPKTFIIGLVALVVGLYFVTDLAPYFTQAAQDVYVRTGDAAVKIPEGFQGGALDFASSIFSWIIFHFVYNIKWVGSALLVAFTLFMAIVNRRSIIKNA
- the kduI gene encoding 5-dehydro-4-deoxy-D-glucuronate isomerase, with product MKKIAIALFMGVATLTASAQIASVNVQTACHPRDVETYDTQRLRDNFVMEKVLVVDEINLTYSMYDRFIYGGAMPVNKELTLETIDELKAPYFLFSRELGIINIGGEGIVTVDGKEYNLNFKEALYVGSGNQKVTFRSKTSSKPAKFYINSSPAHKSYKTQHITIDGRKGTLKSNSFPAGKMEDSNDRIINQLIVKNVMEEGPCQLQMGLTELKPGSVWNTMPAHTHARRIEAYFYFNVTPGNMICHLMGEPKEERLVWLSNEQAIMSPEWSIHAAAGTSNYMFIWGMAGENLDYNDMDKIPYTEMR
- a CDS encoding glycoside hydrolase family 2 TIM barrel-domain containing protein; protein product: MRNLFSILLILLFSYPVYGIKNKISTNWKFFLGENREAINTQYDDSHWRTLNLPHDWAFENGYSIDGAQTARGGYASGGIGWYRQYFDVDIDSMKDKSMFIDFDGVYMNSEVWVNGKYLGKFPYGYMSFSYNMTSCLKDGRNVIAVRVDNSKEPSARWYHGCGIYGNVYLRTESRAYFVPSSIFIRTPKADGQVMIDGDIKLDKYAGDYKLNVFITDASGKTVADAESFTGLKEGNNKFKLQTKVNNPLLWDTENPNLYTLNIKIENKDGKTMDEESIRFGFRTLEWKAESGFYLNGKQTKLRGVCEHLEGGPVGAMSTEQLLRWKLTLIKNMGCNSVRTAHNPQIPEFYDICDEMGILVFDEMFDGWKQKALHDYGAHSFAEHWEKDLRSFIRRDRNHPSVFLYSVGNETKGEVAKDLVRVCHEEDPTRLVTSGDANASEMDIHGANGNSERVKFLETYKPDGRAFLGTENPHTWQVRGYYRTKTWYRDEYPNKNQDPMFVPDLTDKEIFGYDWTSPNKRRNPKQIFNSSYDNATVRVTARKIIEMLRDKDWFSGSYRWTGFDYLGEAGFVHGGWPFRAFMGGALDLAGFEKDLYYLYQSEWADIDMVHILPHWTHPKMVLGTEIPVWVYTSGDEVEFFLNGKSLGKKAKGKKWNEIQCEWMMPWTPGTIEAVAYRNGKEIARTQQRTSYEPVKFDISVENDNLKADKENISIITVKEVDRNGTLYPYGENRVYAKINGGARMLSFESGNPVDTETNFNATSKCCFFGLNRMFIQSTDDDASKPVSVYVGAICGDKKLMTSDRVSISVERVSLRGNDGNSDFKIYYTTDGSTPTENSNLYAGAFKVNLGATVKAAVYDGDVKVLDMQERFAEDEGLYWGTPGEPVCNFKGDQAEYAELEYCTKDIQVKGYEATGYVVPEPNKGSITWDFENTSGKDEAVLHIRFHQNGKNTFSDMDLYMSGNKVNTVRFNNDGNNPKWDVVKVPVKIVPGTNYIKLKSVTDTVPFIDEIQVIIDK